One part of the Sphingopyxis sp. PAMC25046 genome encodes these proteins:
- the xth gene encoding exodeoxyribonuclease III: MKIATFNINGIKARLPRLVEWLEETQPDVACLQELKSSDETMPTKEIEAAGYGFLYHGQKGFNGVAILAKGMQPVEVQRGLAGEDEDEQSRYLEADVHGLRVGCIYLPNGNPQPGPKFDYKLRWMARLRERAKFLLASEIPTILTGDYNVIPHDDDVWDPRAMATDALMQPDSRDAWFRLLGDGWTDAIRSRHPAGGVWTFWDYQAGGWQRDHGFRIDHLLLSPALADRLVDAGVDKDHRGREKASDHAPTWAVLS, translated from the coding sequence ATGAAAATTGCGACCTTTAACATCAACGGGATCAAGGCCCGTTTGCCGCGCCTCGTTGAATGGCTCGAAGAGACACAGCCCGATGTCGCCTGCCTGCAGGAACTGAAATCGAGCGACGAGACGATGCCGACGAAGGAGATCGAGGCGGCGGGCTACGGCTTCCTCTATCACGGGCAAAAGGGCTTCAACGGTGTCGCGATCCTCGCCAAAGGCATGCAGCCGGTCGAGGTGCAGCGTGGGCTGGCGGGCGAGGACGAGGATGAGCAGTCGCGTTATCTCGAGGCCGACGTCCATGGCCTGCGCGTCGGGTGCATCTATCTGCCCAACGGCAATCCGCAGCCGGGACCGAAGTTCGATTACAAGTTGCGCTGGATGGCGCGGCTGCGTGAACGCGCGAAGTTCCTGCTCGCGTCCGAAATCCCGACGATCCTGACCGGCGATTACAACGTCATCCCGCACGACGACGATGTGTGGGACCCGCGCGCGATGGCGACAGACGCGCTGATGCAGCCCGATTCGCGCGATGCCTGGTTCCGCCTGCTCGGCGACGGCTGGACCGACGCGATCCGCAGCCGCCATCCGGCGGGCGGGGTGTGGACCTTCTGGGATTATCAGGCGGGCGGCTGGCAGCGCGACCATGGTTTCCGCATCGATCACCTGCTGCTGAGCCCCGCGCTCGCCGACCGGCTGGTCGATGCGGGCGTCGACAAGGATCATCGCGGGCGCGAGAAGGCGAGCGACCATGCGCCGACCTGGGCAGTTTTGTCGTAG
- the erpA gene encoding iron-sulfur cluster insertion protein ErpA codes for MATQLSDITLSPAAAARVRWIADRKGEADAALRLAVDGGGCSGFTYRFGLAESIDADDIVAETDGVKLVVDPVSIDLVRGCIVDFVDSLGGSSFKVENPNAASGCGCGSSFSI; via the coding sequence ATGGCCACGCAGCTTTCCGATATCACCCTTTCGCCCGCCGCCGCGGCGCGCGTCCGCTGGATTGCCGACCGCAAGGGGGAGGCCGACGCGGCGCTGCGCCTCGCGGTCGACGGCGGGGGCTGCTCGGGCTTCACCTATCGCTTCGGCCTTGCCGAAAGCATCGACGCCGATGACATCGTCGCCGAAACCGACGGGGTGAAGCTGGTCGTCGATCCCGTGAGTATCGACCTCGTACGCGGTTGCATCGTCGATTTTGTCGATTCGCTCGGCGGATCCTCGTTTAAGGTCGAAAATCCCAATGCCGCCTCGGGTTGCGGCTGCGGGTCCAGCTTCTCGATCTGA
- a CDS encoding M23 family metallopeptidase, with translation MHQVAIICAAACFGLAAPAVHAADTSADAGIVAPDEPDDDSFDAGVPSASEDSEARAIFQAWKRLDTGLTASIGVAVPSRRPIDQMSLSSSYGMRVHPVTGKVARHNGIDIPAPRGTPIYATADGIVGRAQRLGGYGNYVEVEHGNAIQTRYGHMSSYIVRSGQQVKKGDILGYVGSTGRSTGNHLHYEVRIEGAPVNPMPFVRSDQMAIAAITGKNVAMGGPE, from the coding sequence TTGCACCAAGTCGCAATAATTTGCGCGGCAGCATGTTTCGGACTGGCCGCACCGGCCGTCCACGCTGCGGACACCAGCGCCGATGCTGGCATTGTCGCTCCTGACGAACCCGATGACGACAGCTTCGACGCTGGCGTTCCCTCGGCGAGCGAAGACAGCGAAGCCCGCGCGATCTTTCAGGCGTGGAAGCGCCTCGACACCGGCCTGACCGCCTCGATCGGCGTTGCCGTTCCGTCGCGCCGTCCGATCGACCAGATGTCGCTCTCGTCCTCCTACGGCATGCGCGTCCACCCCGTCACCGGCAAGGTCGCGCGCCACAATGGCATCGACATTCCGGCGCCGCGCGGCACCCCGATCTACGCCACCGCCGACGGCATCGTCGGCCGCGCCCAGCGCCTCGGCGGCTATGGCAATTATGTCGAAGTCGAACATGGCAACGCGATCCAGACGCGTTACGGCCATATGTCCTCCTACATCGTGCGCTCCGGGCAGCAGGTGAAGAAGGGCGATATCCTCGGTTACGTCGGTTCGACCGGCCGTTCGACCGGCAACCACCTCCATTATGAAGTTCGCATCGAAGGCGCACCGGTCAATCCGATGCCCTTCGTCCGTTCGGACCAGATGGCGATCGCCGCGATCACCGGCAAGAATGTCGCGATGGGCGGTCCCGAATAA
- a CDS encoding ferritin-like domain-containing protein, producing the protein MPTLAEAARGVLLTADPHDKRRAARSLARAWRRGEIEHRCDTAMPDRPAWPAEPVLLAPNQMPKRRKGGSERGRIALLHALAHIEFVAIDLAVDLVGRFGGEFPRGFVDDWIGVAADEAMHFALLDRRLRQLGSFYGDLPAHAGLWEAAQLTADDALARLAIVPMVLEARGLDVTPMTVERFRGAGDEASAKILSRIYNDEIRHVSAGTVWFRQKCDEMGFNAVETWHSLVKSRFRGSLKPPFNDSARGRAGLTQEFYAVIAS; encoded by the coding sequence ATGCCGACGCTGGCCGAAGCCGCGCGCGGGGTCCTGCTGACGGCGGACCCGCACGACAAACGCCGCGCGGCGCGGAGCCTAGCGCGCGCTTGGCGGCGCGGCGAGATCGAACATCGCTGCGATACGGCGATGCCCGACCGTCCGGCATGGCCCGCCGAGCCGGTGCTGCTTGCGCCCAACCAGATGCCCAAGCGCCGCAAGGGCGGGTCGGAGCGCGGCCGCATCGCGCTGCTCCATGCGCTCGCGCATATCGAGTTCGTCGCGATCGACCTCGCGGTCGATCTGGTCGGCCGGTTCGGCGGCGAATTTCCGCGCGGCTTCGTCGACGACTGGATCGGCGTCGCGGCCGACGAGGCGATGCATTTCGCGCTACTCGACCGGCGGCTGCGCCAGCTCGGCAGCTTCTATGGCGATCTGCCCGCGCATGCGGGATTGTGGGAAGCGGCTCAGCTCACCGCCGACGACGCGCTCGCGCGCCTTGCGATCGTCCCGATGGTGCTCGAAGCGCGCGGCCTCGACGTGACGCCGATGACCGTCGAGCGCTTCCGGGGTGCCGGCGACGAAGCTTCTGCGAAGATTTTATCGCGTATTTACAACGACGAAATCCGGCATGTGAGCGCCGGCACAGTCTGGTTCCGGCAAAAGTGCGATGAAATGGGATTCAACGCCGTCGAAACGTGGCACAGCCTAGTAAAATCGCGCTTTCGCGGCAGTTTGAAGCCGCCGTTCAACGACTCGGCGCGCGGGCGTGCCGGTTTAACGCAAGAATTCTACGCTGTTATTGCTTCGTAA
- a CDS encoding peroxiredoxin: MSAPAIGDPIPNVKLLDADGAAIDLAAMKGAPLIVYFYPKADTPGCTTEAQDFTRLAPEFAHLDAQVLAVSRDAPAKLCKFRDKYGLTVRLASDEDGAVCEAFGTWVEKQNYGRTYMGIERSTFLFGRDGKLAKEWRKVRVKGHADAVLEAAKAL, from the coding sequence ATGAGCGCACCCGCGATCGGCGATCCGATTCCCAATGTGAAGCTTCTCGACGCCGACGGCGCGGCGATCGACCTTGCCGCGATGAAGGGCGCGCCGCTTATCGTCTATTTCTATCCCAAGGCCGACACTCCCGGCTGCACGACCGAGGCACAGGACTTCACCCGCCTAGCGCCCGAATTTGCACATCTCGACGCGCAGGTGCTGGCGGTATCGCGCGATGCGCCGGCGAAGCTCTGCAAGTTCCGCGACAAATACGGGCTCACCGTCCGCCTCGCGTCGGACGAGGATGGCGCGGTGTGCGAGGCATTCGGGACGTGGGTCGAAAAGCAGAATTACGGCCGCACCTATATGGGCATCGAACGGTCTACTTTCCTCTTCGGCCGCGACGGCAAGCTGGCGAAAGAGTGGCGCAAGGTGCGCGTGAAAGGCCATGCCGACGCTGTGCTGGAGGCCGCCAAGGCGCTCTGA
- a CDS encoding bifunctional [glutamine synthetase] adenylyltransferase/[glutamine synthetase]-adenylyl-L-tyrosine phosphorylase, with amino-acid sequence MTAPDAFARQSALDRLTANAPFLARLAELNPDDVTRFLADGTDAALADVAPPPAGEDIMRVLRQWRGRMALLLALGDLSGEHDVATTTRLLSDFADAACDAALAAAFAERVPDEEPRGLAVIALGKLGSHELNYSSDIDPILIFDPETLPRRSRDDPDEAAVRIARRMVEILSARTADGHVLRVDLRLRPHPEVTPIVLPESAAISYYESEALAWEQAAFIRSRASAGDRALGEDFLAAIQPFIWRRSLDFRQLKEIGAMSDRIRDHFAQGQAFGPGFDLKRGRGGIREIEFFAQVHQLIYGGRDPSLRAPATVDALAALAAAGRIEPEVAARLSGHYATLRRIEHRLQMVEDQQTHSLPTQAAALDCVARLDGEADGAALLAALEPVVADVGSCYDRLVAERAATTGLPRDEGGLASELMAAGFDPPDAALRTIAEWRGGKLRALRSPAAQGALETVLPELVKALGAAPDPQATLLRFDKLVGGLPSAVGFFHLLAAQPELARIATRTLSLAPTLADALGARVELIEGLIDKRAFEAPATKAGLLAEWAPGLAGLDYERLLDRVRDRVGERRFAYGVQLIAGANDPLAIACGYSELAEAALQVLADATVAEFVAAHGRIADSELVVLALGRLGGRALTHASDLDLIYLFTGDHLAESDGPRSLGATTYYNRLAQRLTAAMSVPTAAGKLYDVDTRLRPQGAQGPLVVTLDSFERYQREEAWTWEHMALLRARPVYGSDATKREVERIIADLLAAPRNLAKLAADAAEMRDKIAAHKPPRGALDVKGGPGGLVDLEFAMQVSQLASGRCHDPSIAAALACMKAAGLVPPEVIDAHGLLARMLVMLRLTAPEGEPPTAAARQLVASQCGEPGWPQLLAAHDMARQEIANWWASIRPAAPAQQEIKT; translated from the coding sequence ATGACCGCACCAGACGCTTTCGCGCGCCAGTCCGCGCTTGACCGGCTCACAGCCAACGCGCCTTTCCTCGCACGGCTCGCCGAGCTCAATCCCGATGATGTGACGCGCTTCCTTGCGGACGGAACCGACGCGGCGCTGGCCGACGTCGCGCCGCCGCCGGCGGGCGAGGACATCATGCGCGTGCTGCGGCAATGGCGCGGGCGGATGGCGCTGCTGCTTGCGCTCGGCGACCTGTCGGGCGAGCATGATGTCGCGACGACGACGCGGCTCTTGTCCGATTTCGCCGATGCGGCATGCGATGCCGCGCTCGCCGCCGCCTTTGCCGAACGCGTGCCCGATGAGGAACCGCGCGGGCTGGCGGTAATCGCGCTGGGCAAGCTCGGCAGTCACGAACTCAATTATTCGTCGGACATCGATCCGATCCTGATCTTCGACCCCGAAACGCTGCCGCGCCGTTCGCGCGACGACCCCGACGAGGCCGCGGTGCGGATTGCGCGGCGCATGGTCGAGATATTGTCAGCGCGCACCGCCGACGGCCATGTGCTGCGCGTCGACCTGCGCCTGCGTCCGCATCCCGAGGTGACGCCGATCGTGCTCCCCGAAAGCGCGGCGATTTCCTATTATGAATCCGAGGCGCTGGCGTGGGAGCAGGCGGCGTTTATCCGTTCGCGCGCCTCGGCGGGCGATCGCGCGCTCGGTGAGGATTTCCTCGCCGCAATCCAGCCCTTCATCTGGCGCCGCAGCCTCGATTTCCGGCAACTCAAGGAAATCGGCGCGATGAGCGACCGCATCCGCGACCATTTCGCGCAGGGGCAGGCGTTCGGCCCGGGCTTCGATTTGAAGCGCGGTCGCGGCGGGATTCGCGAGATCGAGTTTTTCGCGCAGGTCCACCAGCTCATCTACGGCGGGCGCGACCCGTCGCTGCGCGCGCCGGCGACGGTCGACGCGCTCGCCGCGCTCGCGGCGGCGGGGCGGATCGAGCCCGAGGTCGCGGCACGGCTGTCGGGCCATTACGCGACGCTTCGCCGTATTGAGCATCGGCTGCAGATGGTCGAGGACCAGCAGACGCACAGCCTGCCGACGCAAGCGGCGGCGCTCGATTGTGTCGCGCGGCTCGATGGCGAGGCGGACGGCGCGGCGCTGCTCGCGGCGCTCGAGCCCGTCGTCGCCGACGTCGGCAGCTGTTACGACCGGCTCGTCGCCGAGCGTGCCGCGACGACGGGCCTCCCCCGCGACGAGGGTGGGCTAGCGTCCGAATTGATGGCCGCAGGCTTCGATCCGCCCGACGCCGCGCTGCGCACGATCGCCGAATGGCGCGGCGGCAAGCTGCGCGCGCTGCGCAGCCCCGCAGCGCAGGGCGCGCTCGAGACGGTGCTGCCCGAACTGGTCAAGGCTTTGGGCGCTGCCCCCGATCCGCAAGCGACATTGCTCCGTTTCGACAAACTTGTTGGCGGGCTGCCGAGCGCGGTGGGCTTCTTTCACCTCCTCGCGGCGCAGCCCGAACTCGCCCGGATCGCAACGCGCACCCTGTCGCTCGCCCCGACGCTGGCCGACGCGCTTGGCGCGCGGGTCGAGTTGATCGAGGGGTTGATCGACAAGCGCGCGTTCGAGGCGCCGGCGACGAAGGCCGGCCTGCTCGCCGAATGGGCGCCGGGGTTGGCCGGGCTCGACTATGAGCGGCTGCTCGACCGCGTGCGCGACCGCGTCGGCGAGCGGCGCTTTGCCTATGGCGTGCAGCTGATCGCCGGCGCGAATGACCCGCTCGCCATCGCGTGCGGCTATTCCGAACTCGCCGAGGCGGCGTTGCAGGTGCTCGCCGATGCGACGGTCGCCGAATTCGTCGCGGCGCATGGCCGCATCGCGGACAGCGAGCTTGTCGTCCTGGCGCTCGGGCGCCTCGGGGGCAGGGCGCTGACGCACGCGTCGGACCTCGACCTCATCTATCTCTTCACCGGCGATCATCTCGCCGAATCGGACGGGCCGCGTTCGCTCGGCGCGACCACCTATTACAATCGCCTCGCGCAGCGTCTGACCGCGGCGATGTCGGTGCCGACCGCCGCCGGAAAGCTCTACGACGTCGACACGCGCCTCCGGCCGCAGGGCGCGCAGGGGCCGCTCGTCGTGACACTCGACAGCTTCGAGCGCTATCAGCGCGAGGAGGCGTGGACGTGGGAGCATATGGCGCTGCTCCGTGCGCGGCCGGTCTATGGTTCGGACGCCACGAAGCGCGAGGTCGAGCGCATCATCGCCGACCTGCTCGCAGCTCCGCGCAACCTCGCAAAACTGGCTGCCGACGCCGCCGAAATGCGCGACAAGATCGCCGCGCACAAACCGCCTAGAGGGGCGCTCGACGTCAAGGGCGGGCCGGGCGGTCTCGTCGACCTCGAATTCGCGATGCAGGTGTCGCAGCTTGCGAGCGGTCGGTGCCACGACCCGAGTATCGCGGCGGCGCTCGCGTGCATGAAGGCTGCGGGGCTTGTGCCGCCCGAAGTAATCGACGCGCACGGACTGCTTGCGCGCATGCTCGTCATGTTGCGCCTCACGGCGCCCGAAGGCGAGCCGCCGACGGCGGCGGCGCGGCAGTTGGTGGCAAGCCAGTGCGGCGAGCCCGGCTGGCCGCAGCTGCTTGCCGCGCACGATATGGCGCGGCAGGAGATCGCGAACTGGTGGGCATCGATTCGGCCCGCCGCCCCGGCGCAGCAGGAGATAAAGACATGA
- a CDS encoding response regulator produces the protein MSLGQSVAPHLPYLRRYGRSISGSQQNGDALVARLLETLVADPGAIDTGADLRIQLYRMVHDNFGLMAEQAAANDAGALTDIAIADARLRRIPSLARQALLLTAVEGFSAEDTGRIIGRDAEAVRSLIADATDEIDRQTRARILIIEDEPIIAMDIEMIVRDLGHDVVAVATTHREAVDEAQKHQPGLVLADIQLADNSSGIEAVQEILTDLKVPVIFVTAFPERLLTGDRPEPAFLLTKPYQPATLRAAISQVLFFDESTIPA, from the coding sequence ATGTCATTGGGTCAGTCGGTTGCGCCGCATCTTCCCTATCTGCGGCGTTATGGCCGGTCCATTTCCGGAAGCCAGCAGAATGGCGATGCGCTGGTCGCCCGGCTGCTCGAAACGCTGGTGGCCGATCCGGGCGCGATCGATACCGGTGCCGACCTGCGCATCCAGCTTTACCGGATGGTGCACGACAATTTCGGATTGATGGCCGAACAGGCGGCCGCGAACGACGCCGGGGCGCTGACCGACATCGCGATCGCCGACGCGCGGCTCCGCCGCATTCCCTCGCTGGCGCGGCAGGCGCTGCTGCTCACCGCGGTCGAGGGCTTCAGCGCCGAGGACACCGGGCGTATCATCGGCCGCGATGCCGAGGCGGTGCGCTCGCTGATCGCCGACGCGACCGACGAGATCGATCGCCAGACGCGCGCGCGCATCCTGATCATCGAGGACGAACCGATCATCGCGATGGACATCGAAATGATCGTCCGCGACTTGGGCCATGACGTCGTCGCCGTCGCGACGACGCACCGCGAGGCGGTCGACGAGGCGCAGAAACACCAGCCGGGCCTCGTGCTCGCCGACATCCAGCTCGCCGACAACAGCTCGGGGATCGAGGCGGTGCAGGAAATCCTGACCGACCTCAAAGTGCCGGTCATCTTCGTTACCGCCTTTCCCGAACGGCTGCTCACCGGCGACCGGCCCGAACCCGCCTTCCTGCTCACCAAACCGTACCAGCCCGCGACGCTGCGCGCAGCGATCTCGCAGGTATTGTTCTTCGACGAAAGCACGATCCCGGCCTGA
- a CDS encoding NepR family anti-sigma factor, translating to MSSKTGSQRSEASGKDAVKKPSAKGQDVNGALRRAYESTVDESIPQNLLDLLSKLD from the coding sequence ATGTCGTCTAAAACCGGTTCGCAACGCAGCGAAGCCTCCGGAAAGGACGCGGTCAAAAAACCTTCCGCCAAGGGGCAGGACGTTAATGGCGCCCTGCGCCGCGCCTATGAATCGACCGTCGATGAGTCGATCCCCCAAAACTTGCTGGATTTGCTGAGCAAACTCGATTGA
- the tgt gene encoding tRNA guanosine(34) transglycosylase Tgt: protein MADRFAFQISATDGAARTGVIRMQRGEIRTPAFMPVGTAATVKAMRPAEVRATGADIILGNTYHLMLRPTAERMARLGGLHNFMGWDRPILTDSGGYQVMSLSALTKQSEEGVAFKSHLDGSRHMLTPERSMEIQRLLGSDIVMAFDECPPSGVDAKRAEASMERSMRWAARSRAGFDAGEEHAARSALFGIQQGSLDEKLRARSAAALADIGFDGYAIGGLAVGEGQEAMFGVLDYAPGQLPADRPRYLMGVGKPDDLVGAVARGVDMFDCVLPTRSGRNGQAFTRDGPINIRNAKFAEEQAPLDADCHCPVCTTWSRAYLHHLVRSGEMLGAMLMTQHNLHYYQDLMQGMRDAIAAGTFAAFQQGFDARYRR from the coding sequence ATGGCCGACAGATTCGCTTTTCAGATCAGCGCGACCGACGGCGCCGCTCGCACCGGTGTGATCCGCATGCAGCGCGGCGAGATTCGCACCCCCGCCTTCATGCCCGTCGGCACCGCTGCGACGGTGAAGGCGATGCGTCCCGCCGAGGTGCGTGCCACCGGCGCCGACATCATCCTCGGCAACACCTATCATTTGATGCTGCGCCCGACCGCCGAGCGGATGGCGCGGCTGGGCGGCCTCCATAACTTCATGGGTTGGGACCGGCCGATCCTGACCGACAGCGGCGGCTATCAGGTGATGAGCCTGTCGGCGCTGACCAAGCAGAGCGAAGAGGGGGTCGCGTTCAAGAGCCATCTCGACGGCTCGCGCCACATGCTCACACCTGAACGCTCGATGGAGATTCAGCGCCTGCTTGGCAGCGACATCGTGATGGCATTCGACGAATGCCCGCCCAGCGGCGTCGACGCGAAGCGCGCCGAGGCGAGCATGGAACGCTCGATGCGCTGGGCCGCGCGCAGCCGGGCCGGGTTCGATGCGGGCGAGGAGCATGCGGCCCGGTCGGCGCTGTTCGGCATCCAGCAGGGCTCGCTCGACGAAAAGCTCCGCGCGCGCTCGGCCGCGGCGCTCGCCGACATCGGCTTCGACGGCTATGCGATCGGCGGGCTGGCGGTGGGTGAGGGGCAAGAGGCGATGTTCGGCGTGCTCGACTATGCGCCGGGCCAGCTTCCCGCCGACAGGCCGCGCTATCTGATGGGGGTCGGCAAGCCCGACGATCTGGTCGGCGCGGTCGCGCGCGGGGTCGACATGTTCGATTGCGTGCTGCCGACACGCTCGGGACGCAACGGGCAGGCCTTTACGCGCGACGGCCCGATCAACATCCGCAACGCGAAATTCGCCGAGGAACAGGCGCCGCTCGACGCCGATTGTCATTGCCCGGTCTGCACGACCTGGTCGCGCGCCTATCTGCACCACCTCGTCCGTTCGGGCGAGATGCTCGGCGCGATGCTGATGACGCAGCATAATCTGCATTATTACCAGGATTTGATGCAGGGCATGCGCGACGCGATCGCTGCGGGGACTTTCGCGGCGTTCCAGCAGGGCTTCGACGCGCGCTACCGGCGCTGA
- a CDS encoding hemerythrin domain-containing protein: protein MTETKIFARLKADHDRHRELLDRIDATHGDSDERRALFEAFRVEVTAHAASEEMSLYATMLANPDLRDEAQHSVAEHKEIEDFLTELYEMDFSSSGWLTRFRTMKDRYLHHIDEEEEEMFPAAEKELSDARKKELIKIFEKEKPKEKAKAAEEEPSSEEARD from the coding sequence ATGACCGAGACCAAGATCTTCGCGCGGCTGAAGGCCGACCATGACCGCCATCGCGAACTGCTCGACCGGATCGACGCGACCCATGGTGACAGCGACGAGCGCCGTGCGCTGTTCGAGGCGTTTCGCGTCGAAGTGACAGCGCATGCGGCGTCCGAAGAAATGTCGCTCTATGCAACGATGCTTGCGAACCCCGACCTGCGCGACGAGGCGCAGCACAGCGTCGCCGAACATAAGGAGATCGAGGATTTCCTCACCGAATTATACGAGATGGATTTTTCGTCGAGCGGCTGGCTGACGCGCTTCCGCACGATGAAGGACCGCTATCTCCACCATATCGACGAGGAAGAGGAGGAAATGTTCCCGGCGGCTGAAAAGGAGCTTTCCGACGCGCGCAAGAAGGAACTGATCAAGATCTTCGAAAAGGAAAAGCCGAAGGAAAAGGCCAAGGCGGCCGAAGAGGAACCCTCAAGCGAAGAGGCGCGCGATTAG